Within the Deinococcus cellulosilyticus NBRC 106333 = KACC 11606 genome, the region GGGTTCAGCACATGCTCAGAGCCGTTGACCCTGAGGGTGACGCTGGATCTGTTTTGGGGTGAAACTGGAAAACTGCCCTCTTTCATACACTGGATGTCCTCTCACAAAGTTGTATAGCACTCTACCTCTCAGGCCATGAGAAAGATAGGGGTTGAGCCTGTGGCGGTCCTGGAGTTCACCCACGGTGAGGACTTTCTCCTGCGGGTCCAGCAGCAGAAAATCGGCGTCCAGACCCACCTGAAGCCTGCCTTTCTCCTGCATGCCCAGCAGCAGTGCAGGATGCTCACTGAGAAGCTTCTGGACCTGTTCAAACCCCAGCCCGAGCGTGAGCAGCACACTCAGGGTGGTCTGCACACTGGAAATCCCACCCCAGGCCGCAGCAAAGTCCCCTCTTTTCATGTCTGGTGGGGCAGGGGAGTGGTCTGAACCGATCACATCCACCCAGCCTTTTTCCACCGCTTTCAAGAGCATGCGGCGGTCCACCTCGGGCCTGAGTGGAGGGGCACACTTCAGCAGAACCCCCTGGTCCAGCAGGTCCTGTTCGTTGAAAAACAGGTAGTGCGGGCAGGTTTCGATGCTGACTTTCACCCCCTGCTCCCTGGCATTCAGGGCCAGCATCACAGCCTCCACATTGGACAGGTGCACCAGATGCAGATGACAGCCCGTGTCCCTCGCAATGTCCAGTGCAATCTGCACGGCACTGTTCTCTGCTGCGATGGGTCTGGAGGCGGTGAAATCTTCCATGTTCCGGTAAGCCCCCAGATGCTGCGGATCTTCCGCATGCACGGCCACAGGCAGCCCGAGTTTCGCGGCCCGCTCCATGCCCTGATGGAGCACCCCCGGACTCACATTCTCAAACTCAGGGAGGCCAGAATCGCTCATGAAAGCCTTGAAGCCAATCACTCCCCCTTCAGCGAGTTCTTCCAGACAATCCAGGTTGATGGGCGTCAGACCACCCCACAGGGCATAATCCGTCTGGGATTGTTTCATGGCCTCTTTCTTGAACTCCAGGCTGGTCCGGTCCAGTGTGGTCGGGATGGAATTCAGGGGCATGTCCACAAAGACGCACCCTCCACCTGCTGCAAAAGCCCGTGAGCCTGTGAAGACCCCTTCCCAGTGGGTGTTCCCTGGCTCATTGAAGTGCACATGCATGTCAATCAACCCGGACAGAACCGTCAGCCCTTCTGCATTAAAAGAGATTTTGGCGTCCTGCTGAACCTCTGGAGTCAGCACAGCGAATTTCTCATCCTGCACCCCGATGTCCACACGTTCTCCACCGGGCAGCACGGCATTGCGGACCAGCAGATCGAGCATTTCAGGACCCCCTGTATGTGCTGTACCCGAAAGCAGAGAGCAGCAGGGGCACATGGTAATGCCTGCTCAGGTCTGTGACGGTGAACCGGATCGGGACCAGGGTCAAAAACCCTCCGGTGATGCCAGCAGCATTGTGGTACTCCAGCACATCAAACTCCAGCTCATATGTCCCGAGGGAGAGTTCATCCTCAGAGAGCAGGGGGGCAGACGTTCGACCATCTGCATTGGTGGAGACCTCTTTGATCAGTTCCCTGTTTTCTGTCCATCGGTAAAGCCTCAGGACCAGACCCTCTGCGGGGGTGCCCAGGGTGAGGTCCAGCACGTGGGTGGTCAGACCGGCCATGTGACCTCCTCATCGGCATAGAGTTTCACCCTGTTCAAATGGTGCTCGGCGTCTTCCAGGTAGAAACTGCGGGTGATGCTGTCCACCAGACGGGGAATGGCATACTTCATGCTGGAGATGGACGCTCCACTCAGGCCCATGCTTGCTGTCGCCCCGAAGCTGAAATCATACAGGTGTTTCAAAGGAGGGCAGCACCCAGGCTGGGTCTCCTGAAAAGAATAATCCGGCCCCAGATAGGGATAGAATTCTGCAACATCCCCTTTGAGGGGATACCGGTCTCCCCACGTGGCAATGAACTCCCGGAACAGCTTGAACTCGGGCCTGACCCGTGGATTGA harbors:
- the allB gene encoding allantoinase AllB, which encodes MLDLLVRNAVLPGGERVDIGVQDEKFAVLTPEVQQDAKISFNAEGLTVLSGLIDMHVHFNEPGNTHWEGVFTGSRAFAAGGGCVFVDMPLNSIPTTLDRTSLEFKKEAMKQSQTDYALWGGLTPINLDCLEELAEGGVIGFKAFMSDSGLPEFENVSPGVLHQGMERAAKLGLPVAVHAEDPQHLGAYRNMEDFTASRPIAAENSAVQIALDIARDTGCHLHLVHLSNVEAVMLALNAREQGVKVSIETCPHYLFFNEQDLLDQGVLLKCAPPLRPEVDRRMLLKAVEKGWVDVIGSDHSPAPPDMKRGDFAAAWGGISSVQTTLSVLLTLGLGFEQVQKLLSEHPALLLGMQEKGRLQVGLDADFLLLDPQEKVLTVGELQDRHRLNPYLSHGLRGRVLYNFVRGHPVYERGQFSSFTPKQIQRHPQGQRL
- the uraH gene encoding hydroxyisourate hydrolase, which codes for MAGLTTHVLDLTLGTPAEGLVLRLYRWTENRELIKEVSTNADGRTSAPLLSEDELSLGTYELEFDVLEYHNAAGITGGFLTLVPIRFTVTDLSRHYHVPLLLSAFGYSTYRGS